In Paenibacillus ihbetae, the following are encoded in one genomic region:
- a CDS encoding glutathione ABC transporter substrate-binding protein, translating to MTGNKRTKWWLMCMLVIFTLLLSACAGGGKSANPETPPSGGTTTPSGTDNKDPGTDTGKDTGEAAANELVIAWLSDPASMDPHMSTDQQSSIVTSHIYNTLLVHDKDLNFQPGLAESWEAVDELTWEFKLRQGVKFTDGSPFNAEVVKANLDRMKDPKVASPRASLVAMIKEVKVVDEHTVQLITEYPYSPLLAHLAHPAVGIISAEAIKLDYGKVNAGEKAGAYLAQNPVGTGTFKLESWNPGSEVKLAANPDHWGTKAKVDRVTFKVVSEEGTRIAELETGYAHIIDPVSPSSISRIESNDGMSLNRQSSLSLSYIGFNNNKKPFNDFRVRQALTMAINKDEIMQGIYEGTGIPAVGPLAPDVNGYDPSVKPIEYNMDKAKELLKEAGYEQGFSTSIWTNDNPERIKIAEYVQSKLKELNIDVKIEVVEWGSYLAQTAEGKHDMFVLGWSTVTADADYGMYELFHSKNAGEPGNRTFTNDPELDQLLDAGRKENDPEKRKAIYKQAQEKLVELAPMLYIHHQEYLNGVSSKVQGFWRHPNGILQLHDVSIQP from the coding sequence ATGACAGGTAACAAGAGGACAAAATGGTGGCTGATGTGCATGCTGGTCATCTTTACGCTGCTGCTGTCAGCCTGTGCTGGCGGCGGCAAGAGCGCTAATCCGGAGACGCCGCCAAGCGGCGGAACGACAACGCCATCCGGGACGGACAACAAGGATCCCGGCACGGACACCGGCAAGGATACCGGGGAGGCGGCAGCTAATGAGCTTGTGATAGCTTGGCTTTCGGATCCGGCATCGATGGATCCCCACATGTCGACAGACCAGCAAAGCAGCATCGTGACATCGCATATCTATAACACGCTGCTGGTGCATGATAAAGACCTGAACTTCCAGCCGGGGCTTGCCGAGAGCTGGGAGGCTGTCGATGAATTAACGTGGGAGTTCAAGCTGAGACAAGGCGTGAAATTTACGGACGGATCGCCTTTTAATGCCGAAGTGGTGAAGGCCAATCTGGATCGTATGAAGGATCCGAAGGTCGCATCGCCGCGGGCTTCGCTGGTCGCTATGATTAAAGAGGTCAAGGTCGTGGATGAACACACGGTTCAGCTTATAACCGAGTATCCTTACTCGCCGCTGCTCGCCCATCTCGCCCATCCGGCCGTCGGCATAATCAGCGCGGAGGCGATCAAGCTGGACTATGGGAAGGTCAATGCCGGCGAAAAGGCAGGTGCTTATCTCGCCCAAAATCCGGTCGGCACGGGGACCTTTAAGCTGGAGAGCTGGAATCCGGGCTCAGAGGTGAAGCTTGCAGCCAACCCGGACCACTGGGGAACCAAGGCGAAGGTGGACCGGGTGACGTTCAAGGTCGTCAGCGAAGAGGGGACGCGGATTGCGGAGCTGGAGACCGGATATGCCCATATCATCGATCCGGTATCGCCAAGCAGCATCAGCCGGATTGAGAGCAATGACGGCATGTCGCTGAATCGGCAATCGTCGTTAAGCTTGTCTTATATCGGGTTCAACAACAATAAGAAGCCGTTTAACGATTTTCGCGTGCGGCAAGCCTTGACGATGGCCATCAATAAAGACGAAATTATGCAGGGCATCTACGAAGGAACAGGAATTCCGGCCGTCGGCCCGCTGGCCCCGGACGTGAACGGCTATGATCCGAGCGTGAAGCCGATCGAATACAATATGGATAAGGCGAAGGAGCTCCTAAAGGAGGCCGGCTATGAGCAAGGTTTCTCGACCTCCATCTGGACGAACGACAATCCGGAACGGATCAAGATCGCGGAGTACGTCCAGTCCAAGCTGAAGGAATTGAACATTGACGTCAAAATCGAAGTGGTGGAGTGGGGGTCTTACCTCGCCCAAACGGCAGAGGGCAAGCATGATATGTTCGTGCTCGGTTGGTCCACGGTCACGGCCGATGCCGACTACGGAATGTATGAGCTGTTCCACTCGAAGAACGCCGGAGAGCCGGGCAACCGAACCTTTACCAATGACCCTGAATTGGATCAGCTGCTCGATGCCGGACGCAAGGAGAACGATCCGGAGAAACGCAAGGCGATCTATAAGCAGGCGCAAGAGAAGCTGGTCGAGCTCGCACCGATGCTTTACATTCACCACCAGGAGTATTTGAACGGCGTTAGCAGTAAGGTGCAAGGATTCTGGAGACACCCGAATGGCATATTGCAGCTGCACGATGTGTCCATTCAACCCTAA
- a CDS encoding DMT family transporter, producing the protein MSKPRLLFLTIFTMLVAGLNFPIGKIALSFGSPFILLAIRFVVAGLLMLPFIAKRPHPRSSAAWMKLATIGMFQSAFVMSGIYLSMQTISSGSSSVLSSSNPIWFIVFSFLIFGIRYRLLQWAGVIIGFVGVFITQGLEMQMQSGFWFALGAGMAWGMATLLSSRWGGEFDAWVMTAYQMLIGGILLLIASPLLEEPHFVWDSSHLLKELFVLGWMILMSSIVQFVTWYYVLRHSDPNQANVYLFLIPVFGVLSGWLILGEQLHWYTLAGTLCIGLGIYLVNRPGRREVIQDQFTIKRAMR; encoded by the coding sequence ATGAGCAAACCGCGTTTGCTGTTTCTTACGATATTTACGATGCTGGTGGCGGGTCTCAATTTCCCGATAGGCAAAATTGCCCTGTCCTTCGGCTCCCCATTCATCCTGCTGGCCATCCGGTTCGTGGTGGCGGGGCTGCTGATGCTGCCCTTCATAGCCAAGCGGCCACACCCCCGCAGCAGCGCTGCGTGGATGAAGCTGGCGACGATCGGAATGTTTCAGTCGGCGTTCGTGATGAGTGGTATTTACCTGAGCATGCAGACTATTTCCTCCGGCAGTTCCTCGGTTCTGTCCTCCAGCAATCCAATCTGGTTTATCGTGTTCAGCTTCCTGATCTTCGGGATAAGATACCGCCTTCTGCAGTGGGCTGGCGTGATCATCGGATTTGTCGGCGTATTCATTACGCAAGGATTGGAGATGCAGATGCAGAGCGGCTTTTGGTTCGCGCTGGGTGCGGGAATGGCCTGGGGCATGGCAACCCTGCTAAGCTCGCGCTGGGGCGGGGAGTTTGACGCCTGGGTCATGACTGCCTATCAGATGCTGATCGGCGGCATCCTGCTGCTCATCGCAAGTCCGCTGCTGGAAGAGCCGCATTTTGTTTGGGACTCGTCCCACCTTCTCAAGGAGCTCTTTGTTCTGGGCTGGATGATCCTTATGAGTTCGATCGTCCAGTTTGTAACCTGGTATTATGTGCTGCGTCATAGCGACCCCAATCAAGCCAACGTGTATCTGTTTCTCATTCCCGTGTTCGGCGTATTATCTGGATGGCTTATACTTGGCGAGCAGCTGCATTGGTATACCTTGGCCGGCACCCTGTGCATAGGACTCGGCATCTACCTGGTGAATCGGCCAGGACGACGGGAGGTTATTCAAGACCAATTCACGATAAAAAGAGCGATGCGGTAA
- the nikC gene encoding nickel transporter permease has product MDNLTADARTTQQPGLHEAHRTRWKSFYYRLRKNKAALFGGYFLLFVILVAIIGPLLTQYDPSKIDYTAKFLKPSADHWFGTDHNGRDIFTRIIHGMRLTLSVGFISVIIGAAFGIVLGIVSGYYGGKWDTFIMRITDVMLAFPGILLALAIVSVLGKNLFNVIIAVSIFSIPMFARVVRGSTLAVRRLEYIDAMRSLGASDRRIIFGHILPNILSPIIVQATLRIAVAILTASGLSFLGLGAQPPTPEWGAMLNDGRNYITDHPHVALFPGLSIVLVVIAFNLLGDGLRDVLDPKLKK; this is encoded by the coding sequence ATGGATAACCTGACCGCTGATGCTAGAACAACACAGCAACCCGGCCTGCATGAAGCTCACAGGACTAGATGGAAATCTTTCTATTATCGGTTGAGGAAGAATAAAGCGGCATTATTCGGAGGCTACTTTCTCCTATTCGTCATCCTCGTTGCGATTATCGGTCCGCTATTGACCCAATACGACCCGAGCAAAATCGACTATACCGCCAAATTCCTGAAGCCATCCGCTGATCATTGGTTTGGCACGGACCATAATGGACGAGATATCTTCACCCGCATCATTCACGGCATGCGGCTGACGCTGTCGGTCGGCTTCATCTCCGTGATCATCGGCGCCGCGTTCGGGATCGTGCTCGGGATTGTTTCAGGGTATTACGGGGGCAAGTGGGATACGTTCATCATGCGGATCACCGACGTGATGCTCGCATTCCCCGGCATTCTGCTGGCCCTGGCGATCGTCAGCGTTCTTGGCAAAAATCTGTTCAATGTCATCATCGCCGTCAGTATTTTCTCCATCCCCATGTTCGCCAGGGTCGTGCGCGGCTCCACCCTTGCCGTGCGCCGGCTGGAATACATTGATGCCATGCGCTCGCTCGGCGCCAGCGACCGACGGATTATCTTCGGCCACATTCTGCCGAATATCCTGTCGCCGATCATCGTACAGGCTACGCTCCGGATTGCCGTTGCGATTCTGACGGCAAGCGGGCTCTCCTTCCTCGGGCTCGGGGCCCAGCCGCCGACGCCGGAATGGGGGGCCATGCTGAACGACGGCCGCAACTATATTACCGACCATCCGCATGTCGCTTTGTTCCCCGGCTTGTCGATCGTGCTTGTCGTCATTGCATTCAATCTGCTGGGCGACGGGCTGCGGGACGTCCTTGACCCGAAATTAAAAAAATAA
- a CDS encoding LysR family transcriptional regulator — MESGDLKIFQAVAREGSITKAAASLGYVQSNVTARIRQLESELNTPLFYRLSRGVSLTAAGCNLLTYADQITRLLDEAVKSTQFSEEPSGPLRIGSSETTAAVHLPGIMLDYHKRYPDVKLSLITGHRADLVRGLNEYDLDGAFITGPLDFPDFDAIRAFDEELVLISEPTEASLRDLLTKPLLFFGKGCYHRERLEQWLHEENAGPTNIMEFGTLEAIMGGVAAGLGISLLTRSSVQDWVDAGKLQAFRIPERFRSSKVHFVFRRDLFRTSAFTKFVELLEKSD; from the coding sequence GTGGAGAGCGGGGATTTGAAAATTTTCCAGGCTGTTGCCCGGGAAGGAAGCATTACCAAGGCAGCCGCCAGCCTTGGTTACGTGCAGTCGAACGTGACGGCTAGAATCCGGCAGCTGGAATCCGAGCTGAACACACCTCTGTTCTATCGGCTCAGCCGCGGCGTTTCCTTGACTGCAGCCGGCTGCAATCTCCTCACGTATGCCGATCAGATCACGCGTTTGCTTGACGAAGCCGTCAAATCGACGCAATTCTCGGAAGAGCCGTCGGGGCCGCTGCGGATCGGATCATCGGAGACCACCGCAGCGGTACATCTTCCCGGTATCATGCTGGATTATCATAAGCGGTATCCTGACGTGAAGCTGTCATTGATTACAGGCCATAGAGCTGACTTGGTTCGGGGCCTGAACGAGTATGATCTGGATGGAGCGTTTATCACCGGACCGCTGGATTTCCCGGATTTCGACGCAATTCGAGCATTTGACGAGGAGCTAGTGCTCATCTCGGAGCCGACGGAAGCCTCGCTTCGGGACTTGCTCACCAAGCCTCTGCTGTTTTTCGGCAAGGGATGCTATCATCGTGAACGGTTGGAGCAGTGGCTTCATGAAGAGAATGCGGGGCCTACGAATATTATGGAGTTCGGCACGTTGGAAGCCATCATGGGCGGTGTGGCCGCCGGACTGGGCATCTCGCTGTTGACGCGTTCTTCCGTTCAGGACTGGGTGGATGCTGGAAAGTTGCAAGCTTTCCGGATTCCTGAGCGTTTCCGCAGCTCCAAGGTCCATTTCGTATTCCGCCGCGACCTTTTTCGGACCAGCGCCTTTACTAAATTTGTCGAGCTGCTTGAGAAGTCCGATTGA
- a CDS encoding LacI family DNA-binding transcriptional regulator has translation MSSLKEIAKLAEVSVSTVSNVLNGRKNVGKDTRERVLRICSEQGYFPNKAAKSDHSNTIIFVFSDFDRDYYLKIIKGISHCLTENGYDLIICTSKSSANFMRSKFASGTISLDRHMTDDYLISVATPQFPVVLMDRIIDNAFANTKSVIVDNYPVMCDMVQALVDKGFRSFGFMGGLEFTLDHKERYAGFVDTLERNGILFDRRNYFHGDYSEESGYQAAKILILGNSLPEVLVCANDNMALGAIKAFEENGLRVPEDISVTGFDNSDAAAMAGLTTIAIPRYESGYLAAKELLGMIKGTTGKEPFKLSATIQWRKTVK, from the coding sequence ATGAGTAGTTTAAAGGAAATTGCCAAGCTCGCGGAGGTCTCGGTTTCGACGGTATCCAATGTGCTTAACGGACGGAAGAACGTTGGCAAGGACACCCGGGAACGGGTGCTTCGGATCTGCTCGGAGCAAGGTTATTTTCCGAACAAGGCGGCCAAATCCGATCACAGCAACACGATCATCTTTGTATTCAGCGATTTCGACCGCGACTATTATTTGAAAATTATTAAGGGCATCAGCCACTGCCTGACGGAGAACGGCTATGATCTGATCATCTGCACCAGCAAATCGAGCGCGAACTTCATGCGCAGCAAATTTGCAAGCGGTACCATAAGCCTGGACCGGCATATGACGGACGACTATTTAATCTCCGTGGCAACCCCCCAATTCCCCGTCGTGCTCATGGACCGGATTATCGATAATGCATTCGCCAATACCAAAAGCGTCATTGTCGACAATTATCCGGTGATGTGCGATATGGTGCAGGCGTTGGTGGACAAGGGGTTCCGCAGCTTCGGGTTTATGGGCGGCCTGGAATTTACGCTTGACCATAAAGAGAGGTACGCCGGATTTGTCGATACGCTGGAGAGAAACGGAATCCTCTTTGACCGCCGCAATTACTTCCACGGGGACTACAGCGAAGAGAGCGGATATCAGGCAGCCAAAATTCTGATTCTCGGCAACTCGCTTCCGGAAGTGCTGGTATGCGCGAATGATAATATGGCGCTTGGGGCGATCAAGGCTTTCGAGGAGAACGGGCTCCGCGTGCCGGAGGATATTTCCGTTACCGGCTTCGACAACTCGGATGCGGCCGCCATGGCAGGCCTGACGACGATTGCGATCCCGCGTTATGAGAGCGGTTATTTGGCTGCCAAGGAGCTGCTCGGCATGATTAAAGGGACGACCGGCAAGGAGCCTTTTAAATTAAGTGCTACCATTCAGTGGAGAAAGACCGTTAAATAA
- a CDS encoding ABC transporter ATP-binding protein translates to MSDNRTGKALLSVKHLKQYFPIKGGIFGRTVNVVKAVDDISFSVNEGETVSLVGESGCGKSTTGRAILRLDEPTSGEVVFEGTNLLSLSKSQMNRKRKDLQMIFQDPYASLNPRKTAVQVLEEAMEIQNIVPKKERRSRAIELLETVGLSAYQADRYPHEFSGGQRQRIGIARALSVNPKLIISDEAVSALDVSIQAQVLNLMKSLQKEFKLTYLFISHDLGVVRHISDRIIVMYLGTIVEIADKQSLFQRPQHPYTRALLSAIPTLDPDRKKERILLKGDVPSPLNPPSGCRFHTRCMYATDRCKSEIPVLREAGMGGGHQAACHYIEEIAEGALYSRRD, encoded by the coding sequence ATGAGCGATAATAGAACCGGCAAGGCATTATTGTCCGTTAAGCATCTGAAGCAGTATTTTCCGATCAAGGGCGGCATCTTTGGACGTACCGTCAATGTTGTGAAGGCCGTAGACGACATTTCCTTCTCCGTTAACGAGGGGGAGACCGTCAGCCTCGTCGGCGAATCGGGATGCGGCAAATCGACGACCGGACGGGCAATTCTGCGCCTGGATGAGCCGACCTCCGGCGAAGTCGTGTTCGAGGGCACCAATCTTCTTTCCTTAAGCAAATCGCAGATGAATCGGAAGCGCAAGGACCTGCAGATGATTTTCCAGGACCCGTACGCTTCATTGAATCCTCGCAAAACGGCCGTTCAAGTGCTGGAGGAAGCGATGGAAATCCAGAACATCGTCCCGAAAAAGGAGCGGCGGTCAAGGGCCATCGAGCTGCTTGAAACCGTCGGCTTATCCGCCTATCAGGCCGATCGTTACCCGCACGAGTTCAGCGGCGGACAGCGGCAGCGGATCGGCATTGCCCGCGCGCTATCGGTCAATCCCAAGCTCATTATCAGCGACGAGGCCGTGTCCGCCCTTGACGTCTCGATCCAGGCTCAGGTGCTGAACCTGATGAAATCGCTCCAGAAGGAATTCAAGCTGACGTATTTGTTCATCTCCCATGATCTTGGCGTCGTCCGCCACATTTCCGACCGGATCATCGTCATGTACCTTGGCACGATCGTTGAGATTGCGGACAAACAATCGCTGTTCCAGCGGCCGCAGCATCCTTACACCCGGGCGCTGCTGTCTGCGATCCCCACCCTCGATCCCGACCGCAAGAAGGAGCGGATTTTGCTGAAAGGGGATGTCCCTTCCCCGCTCAACCCGCCGTCCGGCTGCCGCTTCCATACCCGCTGCATGTACGCCACGGACCGCTGCAAATCTGAAATCCCCGTCCTTCGGGAAGCAGGCATGGGCGGCGGCCATCAGGCAGCCTGCCATTACATCGAGGAGATTGCGGAAGGCGCGCTTTATTCCAGGCGGGATTGA
- a CDS encoding ABC transporter ATP-binding protein — protein sequence MKSASTLLDIKDLRTSFFTEQGEVKAVDGVSLRVRKGGTLGIVGESGSGKSILSLSILRLILSPGRIVGGQILYNGENLLEKTDRQMRKLRGNQISMIFQEPMTSLNPVFTIGDQIAEVYRIHEQLGNKQALEKAVHMLRLVGIPSPEKRISQYPFQLSGGMRQRVMIAMALACNPDLLIADEPTTALDVTIQAQILELMKELQQKLHMSIIFITHDLGIVAETCDDVAVMYCGKVVEYADVRSLFKHPKHPYTIGLMNSLPRHDVDQEALEPIRGSVPSPFDLQKGCRFAPRCPDARKLCYDQQPELSALTNRQQVSCWKYTEQWDAVSEVNNDER from the coding sequence ATGAAGTCAGCATCAACGCTGCTGGACATTAAGGATTTGCGGACTTCTTTTTTCACGGAGCAGGGGGAGGTCAAGGCCGTGGACGGGGTCAGCCTGCGCGTCCGCAAAGGGGGGACGCTTGGCATCGTAGGCGAATCCGGCTCGGGGAAGAGCATTCTGTCCTTGTCGATTCTCCGCCTCATCTTGAGTCCGGGCAGAATTGTAGGCGGTCAAATTTTATATAACGGCGAGAACCTGCTGGAGAAAACGGACCGGCAGATGCGCAAGCTCCGGGGCAACCAAATATCGATGATCTTCCAAGAGCCGATGACATCGCTGAACCCGGTCTTCACGATCGGTGATCAAATCGCCGAGGTTTATCGCATTCACGAGCAGCTGGGCAACAAACAAGCGCTGGAGAAGGCCGTGCACATGCTGCGGCTTGTCGGCATCCCCTCCCCGGAGAAGCGGATTTCGCAGTACCCGTTCCAGCTGTCCGGCGGGATGCGGCAGCGCGTCATGATTGCGATGGCGCTCGCCTGCAATCCTGACCTCCTGATCGCGGATGAGCCCACGACCGCGCTCGACGTGACGATTCAGGCGCAAATTCTGGAGCTGATGAAAGAGCTGCAGCAGAAGCTGCATATGTCGATTATTTTCATCACGCATGATCTGGGGATTGTCGCCGAAACCTGTGACGATGTAGCGGTGATGTACTGCGGCAAGGTCGTGGAATATGCCGATGTCCGGTCCCTATTCAAGCATCCAAAGCATCCCTACACCATCGGATTGATGAATTCGCTGCCGCGCCATGACGTCGACCAAGAAGCGCTGGAGCCGATCCGGGGCTCGGTGCCGAGCCCATTCGACCTGCAGAAGGGCTGCCGGTTTGCCCCGCGCTGCCCGGATGCCCGGAAGCTCTGCTATGATCAGCAGCCCGAGCTGTCGGCGCTGACGAACCGCCAGCAGGTCAGCTGCTGGAAGTATACCGAGCAATGGGATGCCGTAAGCGAGGTGAATAACGATGAGCGATAA
- a CDS encoding SRPBCC domain-containing protein, translated as MGRKTIITKDREQRKLTVERIVSIPLKLSWEGWTKPEHIERWWGPRNWTATVYEMDVRPGGAWRYRIAPDTAGEGDAAFCKAIYTEVVEWSRLVYNDTFTDSQWNPVEGSDMLTFVTFDEARGGTRLSIITQFASAEDLDQAEPMGMVEGYQETLERFEHQMQYILNQP; from the coding sequence ATGGGCAGGAAGACAATCATTACGAAAGACAGAGAACAGCGAAAGCTGACAGTGGAACGCATCGTTTCCATCCCCTTGAAGCTGTCTTGGGAAGGCTGGACCAAGCCTGAGCACATCGAACGCTGGTGGGGGCCGAGGAACTGGACCGCCACGGTGTACGAAATGGATGTAAGGCCGGGCGGCGCTTGGCGCTACCGGATTGCGCCCGATACGGCCGGTGAAGGAGATGCGGCTTTCTGCAAGGCGATTTATACCGAAGTGGTGGAATGGTCGAGGCTTGTCTATAATGACACATTTACAGACTCACAGTGGAACCCCGTCGAAGGAAGCGATATGCTGACGTTCGTCACATTCGACGAGGCAAGGGGTGGAACAAGGCTGAGCATTATCACTCAGTTTGCAAGCGCAGAGGATCTGGATCAGGCGGAGCCCATGGGCATGGTGGAAGGATACCAGGAGACGCTGGAAAGATTCGAGCATCAAATGCAGTACATATTGAATCAACCATAA
- a CDS encoding ABC transporter permease: protein MLKYSVRRLIQTIPVIIGVTIVVFLLMHLIPGDAAQVIIGEGAPREQVEQIRENLGLNDPLPLQYWNYVSGLLQGDLGDSIRSSRPIADEIFTSRFWITLELAVYSTILAVFLGILAGIISAVKKSSPADIGVMFIALFGLSMPNFWLGLMLIQYFAVDLGWFRPSGWGTWSQTVLPVITLGTGGAAIIARMTRSSMLEVISQDYIRTARAKGVRERVIIYRHALKNAMIPVITVIGLEFGGLLGGAVLTESVFAVNGMGRYVVDSIRGRDFPVVQATVLVLSVMFVLVNLLVDISYRYFNKRIDFD, encoded by the coding sequence ATGCTCAAGTATTCCGTTCGGAGACTGATTCAGACGATTCCCGTGATCATCGGCGTCACGATTGTTGTCTTCCTGCTCATGCATCTCATTCCCGGAGACGCGGCACAGGTCATCATCGGGGAAGGCGCGCCGAGAGAGCAAGTCGAACAGATCCGGGAAAATCTCGGACTCAACGATCCGCTGCCGCTTCAGTATTGGAACTATGTCAGCGGGCTGCTTCAGGGGGATCTGGGCGACTCGATCCGCAGCAGCCGGCCGATTGCCGATGAGATTTTCACCAGCCGGTTCTGGATTACGTTAGAGCTCGCCGTGTATAGTACGATTCTGGCCGTGTTTCTCGGCATCCTCGCCGGCATCATCTCCGCCGTCAAGAAAAGCTCCCCCGCCGACATCGGGGTCATGTTCATCGCCCTGTTTGGGCTGTCGATGCCGAATTTCTGGCTCGGTTTGATGCTGATCCAATATTTCGCGGTGGATCTCGGCTGGTTCCGTCCCTCCGGCTGGGGCACCTGGTCGCAGACCGTCCTGCCCGTCATTACCCTCGGGACCGGCGGTGCCGCGATCATTGCGCGGATGACCCGCTCCAGCATGCTGGAGGTGATCAGCCAGGACTATATCCGCACAGCGCGGGCGAAGGGCGTCCGGGAGCGCGTCATCATCTACAGGCACGCACTGAAAAATGCGATGATTCCGGTCATCACCGTCATCGGGCTCGAATTCGGCGGACTGCTTGGCGGCGCCGTGCTCACCGAATCCGTGTTCGCGGTCAATGGCATGGGCCGCTACGTGGTTGATTCCATCAGGGGCAGGGATTTCCCGGTCGTGCAGGCTACGGTGCTGGTGCTCTCAGTCATGTTCGTGCTGGTCAACCTGCTCGTGGACATCTCCTACCGGTATTTCAACAAACGCATTGATTTCGATTAA
- a CDS encoding alpha/beta fold hydrolase: MSHVISKDGTRIYYEKKGTGPAIVLVSSAAADHNDGSRLAELLSEHFTVYNYDRRGRGDSMDTDPYAVEREIEDLEALIHEAGGSAYVFGSSSGAVLALDAASSLGSGKVSKLFLYEPPFIIDDSRAPVPPEYVQHLNTLMAGNQRSEAVEYYMTAALGIPGEYIEFMKADPSWKAMEGLAHTLAYDGMIMGNTQSGQPLPTDRWEVNAPVMVMTGENSGALFHNAASALAALLPQCEHRMLPGQDHSAVVMAPEVLAPEIVDFLQPSAGHISR; the protein is encoded by the coding sequence ATGAGCCATGTGATTTCGAAAGACGGTACACGGATTTATTATGAGAAAAAGGGTACGGGACCGGCAATCGTGCTTGTGTCCTCTGCCGCTGCGGATCACAACGACGGATCGCGCCTTGCCGAGCTGCTGTCCGAGCATTTCACCGTCTACAATTACGACCGGAGAGGGCGCGGCGACAGCATGGATACGGATCCATATGCAGTTGAACGTGAGATCGAAGACCTGGAAGCCCTTATTCATGAGGCGGGCGGCAGCGCCTATGTATTCGGGAGCTCATCGGGGGCCGTTTTGGCCCTGGATGCAGCCAGCAGCCTCGGCAGCGGTAAAGTTAGCAAGCTGTTTCTATACGAGCCGCCATTTATCATCGATGACAGCCGTGCACCGGTACCGCCGGAATACGTGCAGCACTTGAATACATTGATGGCCGGGAACCAACGAAGCGAAGCGGTAGAATACTACATGACAGCCGCACTGGGAATTCCGGGGGAATACATCGAATTCATGAAGGCAGACCCATCCTGGAAGGCGATGGAGGGTTTAGCGCATACGCTGGCTTATGACGGAATGATTATGGGAAATACGCAATCCGGCCAACCATTGCCGACGGACCGGTGGGAGGTCAATGCCCCGGTTATGGTGATGACGGGTGAGAACAGCGGGGCTTTATTCCATAATGCTGCCAGCGCTTTGGCCGCATTGCTCCCGCAATGTGAACACCGCATGCTTCCAGGCCAAGACCATTCGGCTGTCGTCATGGCGCCGGAGGTGCTGGCCCCGGAGATCGTGGACTTTCTGCAGCCTTCAGCGGGCCATATATCGAGATAA
- a CDS encoding ArsR/SmtB family transcription factor, whose protein sequence is MNTFAMQLTLSTISEPNRFNIIELLKQGPRSVSELVELLNIGQPQVSRHLRILNEAGLVKVRKNAQQRIYSLEARPFQELDEWLDSFSRLWEERLDNFEDYMSDLKGKES, encoded by the coding sequence ATGAACACTTTCGCAATGCAATTAACCCTGTCTACGATCTCGGAACCGAACCGTTTTAACATTATCGAGCTATTAAAGCAAGGACCGCGTTCGGTAAGTGAACTCGTAGAGCTGCTTAACATCGGTCAGCCGCAAGTATCCCGGCATTTGCGGATCCTGAACGAAGCGGGATTGGTGAAGGTCCGCAAGAACGCGCAGCAGCGCATCTATAGTCTTGAAGCCCGTCCGTTCCAGGAACTGGACGAGTGGCTCGACTCTTTCAGCCGTCTGTGGGAAGAGAGACTCGACAATTTCGAAGACTATATGAGCGACTTAAAGGGAAAGGAGAGCTAA